A single Salmo trutta chromosome 14, fSalTru1.1, whole genome shotgun sequence DNA region contains:
- the LOC115147749 gene encoding CD97 antigen, protein MGSRTLLLILGLHFTLLGNIKAIDCPRGLIAKGSQQCDDTDECNEWGSTPPCGSNTTCYNTYGSFYCHCLPGFVSTTTFKFTPLTGECKDLNECVQKPQICGNNTICLNTIGSYNCRCQPGFRVSTDTGRCADIDECNETTGICGVGGDCQNQKGSYSCLCHPGYSNYDNKQAQCSVLTCDQFKANETPGQTVPGLAGLLSLMRNSCLVLSNSGDAAGGRLTGEVLLENVFTEMDSLLSHDILSNSREVSGLLGTVEDAMKLIGPQLRDNHTTMETDHTATELAVRRGQTPPTGPISLANDNARLDTSWETATGNGTYRGFALAGLVCYKTMEKSVNNSFQYLTDADADTDADADTDTDTDTDTDTDTDTDTDTASKPSYQISSKVVTALVSNPATEHLTQPVILTFKHLQVRAESSEMNYTCVFWSEGHVHEEGGAWSRRGCTKVTSNATHTVCSCTHLSSFAVLMALYPVQNTFELRLLTWLGLSVSVVCLLLCILTFWLCRSIQGTRTTIHLHLCVCLFIADLVFLSGISHTQSKGGCRVVAGLLHLFFLGSFSWMLLEGVQLYLMVVLVFNTTIRPLYLYAVGYGLPLAIVIISAITYPDGYGTTQHCWLSLERGFIWSFFGPVCTIIILNVFFFIITVWRLAQKFSSLNTNLSNLHKIKVFTVTAVAQLCVLGTMWIFGVFQFQEEGTVVMTYLFTILNSLQGALLFIMHCLLNKTVREEYCKLLSCICTPQRKRYSEVSTTNPSSSQSQGSRSAENTGESQI, encoded by the exons ATGGGGTCCAGAACTCTTCTACTTATTCTGG GTCTTCATTTCACTCTACTGGGGAACATAAAGGCCATAGATTGCCCCAGGGGCTTGATAGCCAAAGGGAGTCAACAATGTGATGATACAGATGAGTGTAACGAGTGGGGCAGTACCCCACCCTGTGGAAGTAATACCACGTGTTACAACACATATGGAAGCTTCTACTGTCACTGTCTACCTGGGTTCGTATCCACAACGACCTTCAAGTTTACTCCTCTCACTGGGGAGTGTAAGG ATCTCAATGAGTGCGTGCAGAAACCACAGATTTGTGGCAACAACACCATTTGCCTCAACACCATCGGGAGCTACAACTGCCGGTGccaacctggtttcagagtctctACTGACACTGGACGCTGTGCAG acatAGATGAGTGTAATGAGACCACTGGTATCTGTGGAGTGGGCGGGGACTGCCAGAACCAGAAAGGAAGCTACAGTTGCCTCTGTCACCCTGGATACAGTAACTACGACAACAAACAGGCTCAGTGCTCAG TACTGACCTGTGACCAGTTTAAAGCGAATGAGACTCCTGGACAG acTGTCCCAGGTTTAGCTGGTCTCCTGTCTCTGATGAGGAACAGCTGTCTGGTGTTGAGTAACTCTGGGGACGCAGCCGGAGGGAGACTGACTGGAGAGGTGTTACTGgag AATGTCTTCACGGAGATGGACAGCCTCTTGTCTCATGATATCCTAAGCAACAGCCGGGAGGTGAGTGGGTTGCTAGGCACCGTGGAAGACGCCATGAAGCTCATCGGGCCGCAGCTCAGAGACAACCACACCACCATGGAGACAGaccacacag CGACTGAGCTTGCAGTGAGGAGGGGACAGACTCCGCCCACTGGGCCAATCAGCCTGGCCAATGACAACGCTCGGCTGGACACCAGCTGGGAGACAGCCACCGGCAACGGGACGTACCGAG GTTTCGCTCTGGCTGGGTTGGTGTGTTACAAGACAATGGAGAAATCTGTCAACAACTCCTTCCAGTACCTCACTGACGCAGACGCAGACACAGACGCAgacgcagacacagacacagacacagacacagacacagacacagacacagacacagacacagacacagcatcAAAGCCTAGCTACCAGATCAGTTCCAAGGTGGTAACAGCTCTCGTCAGTAACCCAGCAACAGAACACCTCACCCAGCCTGTCATCCTCACCTTCAAACATCTACAG GTGAGGGCGGAGTCATCAGAAATGAACTATACCTGTGTGTTCTGGTCGGAGGGGCATGTCCATGAAGAGGGAGGGGCGTGGTCAAGGCGTGGCTGTACCAAAGTCACGTCTAACGCTACACACACTGTGTGTTCCTGTACCCACCTTAGCAGCTTCGCTGTTCTCATGGCCCTCTACCCTGTAcag aacaCCTTTGAGCTGCGTCTGTTGACGTGGCTGGGTCTGTCGgtgtctgtggtgtgtctgtTGCTGTGCATCCTGACCTTCTGGCTGTGTCGGTCCATCcaggggacacgcaccaccatcCACCTCCACCTCTGTGTCTGCCTCTTCATCGCTGACCTCGTCTTCCTCAGCggtatctcacacacacagagcaag ggaGGATGTAGGGTTGTAGCAGGTCTCCTCCACCTGTTCTTCCTAGGATCCTTCAGTTGGATGTTGTTAGAGGGGGTTCAGCTCTACCTCATGGTGGTCCTGGTCTTCAACACAACCATAAG ACCTCTGTACCTGTATGCTGTGGGATATGGACTGCCACTGGCTATAGTCATCATCTCTGCTATCACCTACCCAGATGGATACGGTACCACACAACA cTGTTGGTTGTCTCTGGAGAGAGGATTCATCTGGAGTTTCTTCGGCCCAGTGTGCACCATCATCATTCTCAACGTTTTTTTCTTCATCATCACTGTCTGGAGGCTGGCCCAGAAGTTCTCTAGTCTCAACACTAACCTCTCCAACCTACACAAGATcaa ggtgttCACAGTGACAGCAGTGGCCCAGCTGTGTGTGTTGGGTACTATGTGGATATTTGGAGTGTTCCAGTTCCAAGAGGAGGGGACAGTGGTCATGACATATCTCTTCACTATCCTCAACTCTCTACAGGGAGCTCTGCTGTTCATCATGCACTGCCTACTGAACAAAacg GTGAGAGAGGAGTATTGCAAGCTGCTGTCCTGTATCTGCACACCACAGAGGAAGAGATATTCAGAGGTCAGCACTACCAACCCTTCTTCCAGCCAatcccag GGATCAAGGAGCGCAGAGAACACGGGGGAGTCACAGATATGA